From a single Couchioplanes caeruleus genomic region:
- a CDS encoding carbohydrate ABC transporter permease, with amino-acid sequence MTDDSTARGRHRRGVTARQRPLWLLAPGGVLMMLIIVVPLLLAFYISLIDLDQYTLRRWLDAPFTGLSNFTEAFGSGLPHSIWISVSFAVIATAATVPFGIAAAVATQNAYRGRGLVRAVFLIPYVLPSFVVATVWRTMLQPDGIVNTVLAKAGVDGGLWLSGPKSYWTLVLVEIWAAWPFIYLMALAGLQSVDHEVYEASAIDGAGWWPKLTRVVLPYLRGPVLLACLLATLNHINNFTLPYVLFGAPAPDDVNVMPMIVYVTSFQGLRFGLSAAMAIVSLLLVAIPLFAYLRALRLDVHEDGDRT; translated from the coding sequence ATGACCGACGACAGCACGGCACGCGGGCGGCACCGCCGCGGCGTGACCGCACGACAGCGCCCGCTGTGGCTGCTGGCCCCCGGCGGGGTGCTGATGATGCTGATCATCGTCGTCCCGCTGCTGCTCGCCTTCTACATCTCGCTCATCGACCTCGACCAGTACACGCTGCGGCGCTGGCTGGACGCGCCGTTCACCGGGCTGAGCAACTTCACCGAGGCGTTCGGCTCCGGGCTGCCGCACTCGATCTGGATCAGCGTCTCGTTCGCGGTGATCGCCACCGCCGCCACCGTCCCGTTCGGCATCGCCGCCGCCGTCGCCACCCAGAACGCCTACCGGGGGCGGGGGCTGGTCCGCGCGGTGTTCCTGATCCCGTACGTGCTGCCGTCGTTCGTCGTGGCCACCGTGTGGCGCACCATGCTGCAGCCCGACGGCATCGTCAACACCGTGCTGGCGAAGGCGGGCGTGGACGGCGGGCTGTGGCTGAGCGGGCCGAAGTCGTACTGGACGCTCGTGCTGGTGGAGATCTGGGCGGCCTGGCCGTTCATCTACCTGATGGCGCTGGCCGGGCTGCAGAGCGTCGACCACGAGGTGTACGAGGCCTCCGCGATCGACGGCGCCGGGTGGTGGCCCAAGCTGACCCGGGTGGTGCTGCCGTACCTGCGCGGGCCGGTCCTGCTGGCGTGCCTGCTGGCCACGCTCAACCACATCAACAACTTCACCCTGCCGTACGTGCTGTTCGGGGCGCCCGCCCCGGACGACGTCAACGTGATGCCGATGATCGTCTACGTGACCAGCTTCCAGGGCCTGCGCTTCGGGCTCAGCGCGGCGATGGCGATCGTGTCGCTGCTGCTCGTCGCCATCCCCCTGTTCGCCTATCTGCGTGCGCTCCGGCTGGACGTGCACGAGGACGGAGACCGGACATGA
- a CDS encoding carbohydrate ABC transporter permease, producing the protein MTASATPGLVPASTPVLPARRARGRTATGEAHRLLPRPLLAAVTVILCAMVLVPTLYIVLASLNTDLGVASGEFWPGTFSLDSYSRIWTTADLATGLLNSIVVCALVALASALLGTMTAYVLVRYTFLGRLTILRGLVGLQSIPGTLMLLPVFVLFSSAGNYLGVTVVGTRWGLFLAYLTFALPFSTWVMVTYLRGLPRELEEAGRMDGASTLRILFRIIVPLSLPAIVVSGIFAFLLGWNDVLFASVLTRPETHTAAVALSAFGATQEGGALPVYSQVMAAALISAAPVVLLYLAFQRYLVGGLTAGGVK; encoded by the coding sequence ATGACCGCGTCGGCGACCCCGGGGCTCGTCCCCGCGTCCACGCCCGTGCTGCCGGCCCGGCGCGCCCGGGGGCGTACGGCCACCGGCGAGGCGCACCGGCTGCTGCCCCGCCCGCTGCTGGCCGCCGTCACCGTGATCCTCTGCGCGATGGTGCTGGTACCCACCCTCTACATCGTGCTGGCCTCGCTGAACACCGACCTCGGCGTGGCCTCCGGCGAGTTCTGGCCCGGCACCTTCTCGCTGGACAGCTACAGCCGCATCTGGACCACCGCCGACCTGGCCACCGGCCTGCTCAACAGCATCGTGGTGTGCGCGCTGGTGGCGCTCGCCTCGGCGCTGCTCGGCACGATGACCGCGTACGTCCTGGTCCGTTACACGTTCCTCGGGCGGCTCACGATCCTGCGCGGGCTGGTCGGGCTGCAGAGCATCCCCGGCACCCTGATGCTGCTGCCGGTGTTCGTGCTGTTCTCCTCGGCCGGGAACTACCTCGGTGTCACGGTGGTCGGCACGCGGTGGGGGCTGTTCCTGGCGTACCTGACCTTCGCGCTGCCGTTCTCCACCTGGGTGATGGTCACCTACCTGCGCGGCCTGCCGCGCGAGCTCGAGGAGGCCGGCCGGATGGACGGCGCCTCCACGCTGCGCATCCTGTTCCGCATCATCGTCCCGCTGAGCCTGCCGGCGATCGTCGTCTCCGGCATCTTCGCGTTCCTGCTGGGCTGGAACGACGTGCTGTTCGCCTCGGTGCTGACCCGGCCGGAGACGCACACCGCGGCGGTCGCGTTGTCCGCGTTCGGCGCCACCCAGGAGGGCGGGGCGCTGCCGGTGTACTCGCAGGTGATGGCCGCCGCGCTGATCTCCGCGGCCCCGGTGGTGCTGCTCTACCTGGCGTTCCAGCGCTACCTGGTCGGCGGCCTCACCGCCGGGGGCGTCAAGTGA
- a CDS encoding Gfo/Idh/MocA family protein, whose product MTRAAVVGCGDVSVVHLQALAKLDGAELAGVCDTDPDRAVEAAERYGVPAFADHRELLRAVRPDVVHVCTPHDRHTPVAIDCLQAGAAVLVEKPVAHTVDEADRLIAAARRHPGVKVGICLQNRYNATCRAVRELLGSGELGAVRGGSATVLWHRDPAYYRSRPWRGTRARSGGGVLINQAIHTLDLMQWLLGDVVRVRGHAGRYAHDDIDVEDTASVILDHAGGVRSVVLATVANAADSPVTIEIVTDRAVLLIRGDLTVQHADGRVERVAEPAAGPGGRGYWGASHELLIDDFYRALPGPEPFWISPHEGARSLRLVQQVYDLAEGR is encoded by the coding sequence GTGACCCGCGCCGCGGTGGTCGGGTGCGGCGACGTGTCCGTCGTGCACCTGCAGGCCCTCGCCAAGCTCGACGGCGCCGAGCTGGCCGGCGTCTGCGACACCGATCCGGACCGGGCGGTCGAGGCCGCGGAGCGCTACGGCGTCCCGGCGTTCGCCGATCACCGGGAGCTGCTGCGGGCCGTACGCCCGGACGTCGTGCACGTGTGCACCCCGCACGACCGGCACACGCCGGTGGCGATCGACTGCCTGCAGGCCGGCGCCGCCGTGCTCGTGGAGAAGCCGGTCGCGCACACGGTCGACGAGGCGGACCGGCTCATCGCCGCGGCCCGGCGGCACCCGGGCGTCAAGGTGGGCATCTGCCTGCAGAACCGCTACAACGCCACCTGCCGGGCGGTCCGCGAGCTCCTGGGCTCGGGCGAGCTCGGCGCGGTCCGCGGCGGCTCGGCGACCGTGCTGTGGCACCGCGACCCGGCGTACTACCGGTCCCGGCCGTGGCGCGGCACCAGGGCCCGCAGCGGCGGGGGAGTGCTCATCAACCAGGCGATCCACACCCTGGACCTGATGCAGTGGCTGCTCGGCGACGTCGTGCGGGTGCGCGGCCACGCCGGCCGGTACGCCCACGACGACATCGACGTCGAGGACACCGCGAGCGTGATCCTGGACCACGCGGGTGGCGTGCGCAGCGTCGTGCTCGCCACCGTGGCCAACGCCGCCGACTCACCGGTCACCATCGAGATCGTGACCGACCGGGCGGTGCTGCTCATCCGCGGCGACCTGACCGTGCAGCACGCCGATGGGCGCGTGGAGAGGGTCGCCGAGCCGGCGGCCGGACCCGGCGGACGCGGCTACTGGGGCGCCTCGCACGAGCTGCTCATCGACGATTTCTACCGGGCACTGCCCGGCCCGGAACCGTTCTGGATCTCCCCGCACGAGGGCGCCCGGTCCCTGCGGCTGGTCCAGCAGGTGTACGACCTGGCGGAAGGACGCTGA
- a CDS encoding sugar phosphate isomerase/epimerase family protein, which produces MWTLSGFVDEISPDFTEQCRVAAGLGLRYVELRSAWDVNILDLDRERLGTMKATLAGHDLEVSSIGSPIGKIFVDEEFGPHLARMRHAAEVAHFFDAPYVRIFSFFLRPGADPAAHRDEVVDRMRELAGVAEEADLVLLHENEKEIYGDVPARCLDIVRSVGSPHLRLAWDAANFVQVGVRPYAEGYEILRPHLAYVQIKDARAADGTVVPAGEGDGELAETMRALHHDGFDGFFSLEPHLAAGHATGGFSGPEQFRRAWRAFTDLLRTEGIEYA; this is translated from the coding sequence ATGTGGACTCTCTCCGGCTTCGTGGACGAGATATCGCCCGACTTCACCGAGCAGTGCCGGGTGGCCGCGGGCCTCGGCCTGCGCTACGTGGAGCTGCGCAGCGCGTGGGACGTCAACATCCTCGACCTGGACCGCGAGCGGCTCGGCACGATGAAGGCCACGCTCGCCGGCCACGACCTCGAGGTGTCCAGCATCGGCTCGCCGATCGGCAAGATCTTCGTCGACGAGGAGTTCGGGCCGCACCTGGCGCGGATGCGGCACGCCGCCGAGGTCGCGCACTTCTTCGACGCCCCGTACGTGCGGATCTTCTCGTTCTTCCTGCGGCCCGGCGCCGACCCGGCCGCGCACCGCGACGAGGTCGTCGACCGGATGCGGGAGCTGGCCGGCGTGGCCGAGGAGGCCGATCTGGTCCTGCTGCACGAGAACGAGAAGGAGATCTACGGCGACGTGCCGGCCCGCTGCCTCGACATCGTGCGGTCGGTCGGTTCGCCGCATCTGCGGCTGGCCTGGGACGCGGCCAACTTCGTCCAGGTCGGCGTCCGGCCGTACGCCGAGGGCTACGAGATCCTGCGGCCGCACCTCGCGTACGTGCAGATCAAGGACGCGCGGGCCGCGGACGGCACGGTCGTCCCGGCCGGGGAGGGCGACGGCGAGCTGGCCGAGACGATGCGCGCCCTGCACCACGACGGGTTCGACGGGTTCTTCTCGCTCGAACCGCATCTGGCCGCCGGGCACGCCACCGGCGGTTTCTCCGGGCCGGAGCAGTTCCGGCGGGCCTGGCGCGCCTTCACCGACCTGCTGAGGACCGAGGGGATCGAGTACGCGTGA
- a CDS encoding Gfo/Idh/MocA family protein: MSTPKFALVGAGVIGRHHGLVMSQLAGRLELVAVADVEKGRAEQLAAERGGRPYGSLAEALAAEDVDVVVVCTPTGRHGEVAIEALDAGKHVIVEKPAEITVERTDEIIAARQRAGTLVTVISQHRFDPSTEATLAAIARGELGRVTSGIASIDWWRTQDYYDSGDWRGTWELDGGGALMNQGVHTVDLLIAALGRPVEVFAYTGTLAHERIEVEDVAAGVVRFESGALGVLHATTSAYPGLSARLQVHGDRGSAVIDDDQLVLLGDSREAAGAVPTAGSNPGTLSDAHRLQYLNFLAALDGTGEIRVDLETNRRSIAVITGAYESARTGRPVRLS; the protein is encoded by the coding sequence GTGAGCACACCGAAGTTCGCCCTGGTGGGAGCCGGAGTGATCGGCCGGCACCACGGCCTGGTGATGAGCCAGCTCGCCGGCCGGCTGGAGCTGGTCGCCGTCGCCGACGTGGAGAAGGGCCGGGCCGAGCAGCTCGCGGCCGAGCGCGGCGGGCGCCCGTACGGGTCGCTGGCCGAGGCCCTGGCCGCCGAGGACGTCGACGTGGTGGTGGTCTGCACGCCCACCGGCCGGCACGGCGAGGTGGCGATCGAGGCCCTCGACGCCGGCAAGCACGTCATCGTGGAGAAGCCCGCCGAGATCACGGTGGAGCGCACCGACGAGATCATCGCGGCGCGGCAGCGGGCGGGCACGCTCGTCACGGTGATCTCCCAGCACCGGTTCGACCCGTCCACGGAGGCCACGCTGGCCGCCATCGCCCGCGGCGAGCTGGGCCGGGTGACCTCCGGCATCGCGTCGATCGACTGGTGGCGTACGCAGGACTACTACGACTCCGGCGACTGGCGCGGCACCTGGGAGCTCGACGGCGGCGGCGCGCTCATGAACCAGGGCGTGCACACCGTCGACCTGCTCATCGCCGCGCTGGGCCGGCCCGTGGAGGTGTTCGCGTACACGGGGACGCTGGCGCACGAGCGGATCGAGGTGGAGGACGTCGCCGCCGGCGTGGTGCGCTTCGAGAGCGGGGCGCTGGGCGTGCTGCACGCGACCACGTCGGCGTACCCGGGGCTCAGCGCCCGCCTGCAGGTGCACGGCGACCGCGGCTCGGCGGTCATCGACGACGACCAGCTCGTGCTGCTCGGCGACAGCCGGGAGGCGGCGGGCGCGGTGCCGACCGCGGGCAGCAACCCGGGCACGCTGTCGGACGCGCACCGGCTGCAGTACCTCAACTTCCTGGCAGCGCTGGACGGCACCGGGGAGATCCGGGTGGATCTGGAGACCAACCGCCGGTCGATCGCGGTGATCACGGGCGCGTACGAGTCGGCGCGCACGGGCCGTCCGGTGAGGCTGTCGTGA
- a CDS encoding sugar phosphate isomerase/epimerase family protein, with translation MNRIAANPIPYWSTAGKTREVFEEAFRDFREIGFTAVKADVPDGMTVAEYAAWIAGYGLAPALSLFSSPFDETVDMGREVERAKRFAAEQTALGLDRTMISSMAVPARMAQPAAGAGYDEGRLTRAIDNCGAVCRVLAAGGLRPLHHSHVGGVFETEAEIVRLLDDLGPDVIGFGPDTGHLRWAGIEPAAFIRRYADRLGGIHLKDCYADYLAPESRAGLSYHEVQRTKRLWAEPGRGVIDFAAVLAAIPDGYDGDFMIEVDEPSVATKRESHRLSYEWARATL, from the coding sequence GTGAACCGCATCGCTGCCAACCCGATCCCGTACTGGAGCACCGCCGGCAAGACCAGGGAGGTGTTCGAGGAGGCGTTCCGCGACTTCCGGGAGATCGGCTTCACCGCCGTCAAGGCCGACGTGCCCGACGGCATGACCGTCGCGGAGTACGCCGCCTGGATCGCCGGGTACGGCCTCGCGCCCGCGCTGAGCCTGTTCAGCTCGCCGTTCGACGAGACCGTCGACATGGGACGGGAGGTGGAACGGGCGAAGCGGTTCGCCGCGGAGCAGACCGCGCTCGGGCTCGACCGTACGATGATCTCCTCGATGGCCGTGCCCGCCCGGATGGCGCAGCCGGCGGCCGGCGCCGGCTACGACGAGGGCCGCCTGACCCGGGCGATCGACAACTGCGGCGCGGTGTGCCGGGTGCTGGCCGCCGGCGGCCTGCGGCCGCTGCACCACTCGCACGTCGGCGGGGTGTTCGAGACCGAGGCGGAGATCGTCCGGCTCCTCGACGACCTCGGCCCGGACGTCATCGGATTCGGCCCGGACACCGGCCACCTGCGCTGGGCGGGGATCGAGCCGGCGGCCTTCATCCGGCGCTACGCCGACCGCCTGGGCGGCATCCACCTCAAGGACTGCTACGCGGACTACCTGGCGCCGGAGAGCCGCGCCGGCCTGAGCTACCACGAGGTGCAGCGGACCAAGCGGCTGTGGGCCGAGCCCGGCCGGGGCGTCATCGACTTCGCCGCGGTGCTCGCCGCGATCCCGGACGGCTACGACGGCGACTTCATGATCGAGGTGGACGAGCCCAGCGTGGCGACCAAACGAGAGTCGCACCGCCTCTCGTACGAGTGGGCCCGGGCCACGCTGTGA
- a CDS encoding LacI family DNA-binding transcriptional regulator, whose product MGRRPTIYDVAREAGVAASTVSRAYARPGRVNTGTARRIFDAAERLGYRSDRLDGRHPGGRPPSRAIALVIADVTNPFYGEIIKGAYEAARRAGYQLVLSHTNESPEEERRTIERELAHVDGVVIASSRMSDSALRMMAKQRPVVLLNRILPEASCLVNDNARGIRRATEHLGALGHVRILYVAGPENSWSDGTRWRALREAAAELELDVRRIGPYEPTVLAGLGAARRVARADATAVLAYNDALAIGVMKGLRKLGVAVPEEFSVVGFDNILLDELVEPALTTVAAPLYRMGLTGVHTCIAMAQGAPMTSTPLVLPVRLVVRKSTARCRPAA is encoded by the coding sequence ATGGGACGGCGTCCCACCATCTACGACGTCGCGCGCGAGGCCGGCGTGGCGGCGTCCACCGTGTCCCGGGCCTATGCCCGCCCCGGCCGGGTCAACACCGGCACGGCGCGCCGGATCTTCGACGCTGCCGAGCGGCTGGGCTACCGCTCCGACCGTCTCGACGGCCGGCACCCCGGCGGGCGCCCCCCGAGCCGGGCGATCGCGCTGGTCATCGCGGACGTCACCAACCCGTTCTACGGCGAGATCATCAAGGGCGCGTACGAGGCCGCGCGCCGGGCCGGCTATCAGCTGGTCCTCTCGCACACCAACGAGTCCCCGGAGGAGGAGCGCCGCACGATCGAGCGCGAGCTGGCCCACGTGGACGGTGTGGTGATCGCGAGCTCCCGGATGAGCGACTCCGCGCTGCGGATGATGGCCAAGCAGCGCCCGGTGGTGCTGCTCAACCGGATCCTGCCGGAGGCGAGCTGCCTGGTCAACGACAACGCGCGCGGGATCCGGCGGGCGACCGAGCACCTCGGCGCGCTCGGCCACGTGCGCATCCTCTACGTGGCGGGTCCGGAGAACAGCTGGTCCGACGGTACGCGCTGGCGGGCGCTGCGCGAGGCCGCCGCGGAGCTCGAGCTGGACGTACGGCGCATCGGCCCGTACGAGCCGACCGTGCTGGCCGGGCTGGGCGCCGCCCGCCGGGTCGCGCGCGCCGACGCCACGGCGGTGCTGGCGTACAACGACGCGCTGGCCATCGGCGTGATGAAGGGGCTGCGCAAGCTGGGCGTGGCCGTGCCGGAGGAGTTCAGCGTGGTGGGCTTCGACAACATCCTGCTGGACGAGCTGGTCGAGCCGGCGCTGACCACGGTCGCGGCGCCGCTGTACCGGATGGGCCTGACCGGGGTGCACACGTGCATCGCCATGGCGCAGGGCGCGCCGATGACCAGCACGCCGCTGGTGCTGCCGGTCCGGCTCGTCGTCCGCAAGTCCACCGCGCGGTGCCGGCCGGCCGCGTGA
- a CDS encoding asparagine synthase-related protein: MTTDEYAERATAAVGEMLAGVDRLGVAFSGGVDSSVLLALAARALGRDRVVAVLGVSASLAADERTAAHDVARHIGVPVVEVATREDERDGYRANGPDRCFHCRDELFTRIGAQIVAAHGLDAVAYGENADDAVRPDRPGARAASEHRVLRPLAELGLDKAAVRRIARAFALPCADKPAAPCLASRIPHFSVVTPEKMAQIEQAEAALRRLGFTDLRVRHHGDVARIELLAADLARAVTDPLRKAVHEAVTAAGFRFAAVDLAGIQSGAFTLPLVTGRHG, translated from the coding sequence ATGACGACCGACGAATACGCGGAGCGGGCCACGGCCGCGGTGGGGGAGATGCTCGCCGGCGTGGACCGCCTCGGCGTGGCGTTCTCCGGCGGGGTCGACTCCTCGGTCCTGCTCGCGCTGGCGGCCCGCGCACTCGGCCGGGACCGGGTCGTCGCGGTCCTCGGCGTCTCGGCGAGCCTCGCGGCCGACGAGCGTACCGCCGCGCACGACGTGGCCCGGCACATCGGCGTCCCGGTGGTCGAGGTGGCCACCCGCGAGGACGAGCGGGACGGCTACCGGGCGAACGGGCCCGACCGGTGCTTCCACTGCCGCGACGAGCTGTTCACCCGGATCGGCGCGCAGATCGTCGCCGCGCACGGGCTCGACGCGGTCGCGTACGGGGAGAACGCCGACGACGCCGTACGCCCGGACCGTCCCGGCGCCCGCGCCGCGTCCGAGCACCGGGTGCTGCGGCCCCTCGCGGAGCTGGGGCTCGACAAGGCGGCCGTACGGCGCATCGCCCGCGCCTTCGCCCTGCCCTGCGCCGACAAACCGGCCGCGCCCTGCCTGGCCTCGCGGATCCCGCACTTCTCCGTCGTCACCCCGGAGAAGATGGCGCAGATCGAGCAGGCCGAGGCCGCGCTGCGCCGGCTGGGCTTCACCGACCTGCGGGTACGCCACCACGGCGACGTCGCCCGCATCGAGCTGCTCGCCGCCGACCTGGCCCGCGCGGTGACCGACCCGCTGCGCAAGGCGGTGCACGAGGCGGTGACCGCGGCGGGGTTCCGCTTCGCCGCCGTGGACCTCGCCGGCATCCAGTCCGGCGCGTTCACCCTGCCGCTGGTCACCGGCCGGCATGGCTGA
- the larB gene encoding nickel pincer cofactor biosynthesis protein LarB, which translates to MADPDLSAFATPDHERAERRGYPEAVYCEGKTPEQVAAIATDAGRRPGAVTLFTRAAPAHAEAVLRALPDAYRDEDARMLAWPPDPPAPSGGLVVVVAAGTSDLPVAREALLTARYLGRATELVVDVGVAGLHRILARLELLRRARVVVVAAGMDGALPGVVAGLIPAPVVALPTSVGYGTGLHGIAALLTMLNACAPGIGVVNIDNGYGAGHLAAQIAAPVLRQTPD; encoded by the coding sequence ATGGCTGACCCGGACCTCTCGGCGTTCGCCACGCCGGACCACGAGCGCGCGGAGCGGCGCGGCTACCCGGAGGCCGTCTACTGCGAGGGCAAGACGCCGGAGCAGGTGGCCGCGATCGCCACCGACGCCGGCCGGCGCCCCGGGGCGGTCACCCTCTTCACCCGGGCGGCGCCCGCGCACGCCGAGGCGGTCCTGCGGGCACTGCCGGACGCGTACCGCGACGAGGACGCCCGGATGCTGGCCTGGCCCCCGGACCCGCCCGCGCCGAGCGGTGGGCTCGTCGTCGTGGTCGCCGCCGGCACCTCCGACCTGCCGGTCGCCCGCGAGGCCCTGCTGACCGCCCGCTACCTGGGCCGGGCCACCGAGCTGGTGGTGGACGTGGGCGTCGCGGGCCTGCACCGGATCCTCGCCCGGCTGGAGCTGCTGCGCCGCGCCCGCGTCGTCGTGGTGGCGGCGGGGATGGACGGCGCGTTGCCCGGCGTCGTGGCCGGGCTCATCCCCGCGCCGGTCGTCGCGCTGCCCACCTCCGTCGGCTACGGCACCGGACTACACGGCATCGCGGCCCTGCTGACGATGCTCAACGCGTGCGCGCCCGGCATCGGGGTGGTCAACATCGACAACGGGTACGGCGCCGGGCATCTCGCCGCCCAGATCGCCGCACCCGTGCTCCGGCAGACCCCGGACTGA
- a CDS encoding glycoside-pentoside-hexuronide (GPH):cation symporter, with translation MKLSVRSIIGYGAGDAANNLAFTLGTTFLLLYYTDVAGLPAAAVGTMFLVVRLWDAFADLFAGRVVDRTMTRRGKFRPFILFGAVPLLVMSVLTFAVPQGWSGGAQLLYAYLTYAVLGLVYSLVNVPYGSLASAMTQLSRERAKLATARGLGAASAGLLLTFIIAPQIQAITRDRALPAAARAEQLQSVFLTTTILFVAVGAALYFLTYRWCRETVVRVQPRVTVRETFRTLRTNKPLGILCGSSFFYLIGLFAVGGATAYYAIYVLGDARYIIWMTLVTVVVQFATAPFIPRLVARFGKKNLYQYCGLFTVAGGVALFFTPGSMPLLALGFVAVKGFGVQLINTLMFALEADTVEYGEWQTGRRTEGATYAIFSFTRKITQSIGGALGAFALALGGYVSTLGPGAVQPDSAIIAIKASLGLVPAAAAVLAMLVFVRYPLTERRYSAMVAETDARKKSLLEAPAAARIPVPATV, from the coding sequence ATGAAGCTCTCCGTGCGATCCATCATCGGCTACGGCGCCGGCGACGCCGCGAACAACCTGGCCTTCACCCTCGGCACCACGTTCCTGCTGCTCTACTACACCGACGTGGCCGGCCTGCCCGCCGCGGCCGTCGGCACCATGTTCCTGGTCGTCCGGTTGTGGGACGCCTTCGCCGACCTGTTCGCCGGGCGCGTCGTCGACCGCACCATGACCCGGCGGGGCAAGTTCCGCCCGTTCATCCTCTTCGGCGCGGTGCCGCTGCTGGTGATGAGCGTGCTGACGTTCGCGGTGCCGCAGGGCTGGTCCGGCGGCGCTCAGCTGCTCTACGCGTACCTGACGTACGCGGTTCTCGGGCTCGTCTACTCGCTGGTGAACGTGCCCTACGGCTCGCTGGCCAGCGCGATGACGCAGCTCTCGCGGGAACGGGCGAAGCTGGCCACCGCCCGCGGCCTGGGCGCCGCCTCCGCCGGCCTGCTGCTGACGTTCATCATCGCGCCGCAGATCCAGGCGATCACCCGGGACCGGGCCCTGCCCGCCGCGGCCCGCGCGGAGCAGCTGCAGTCGGTGTTCCTCACGACCACCATTCTTTTCGTCGCCGTCGGGGCGGCCCTGTACTTCCTGACCTACCGCTGGTGCCGGGAGACCGTCGTGCGGGTCCAGCCGCGGGTGACCGTACGGGAGACCTTCCGGACCCTGCGCACCAACAAGCCGCTCGGCATCCTCTGCGGTTCCAGCTTCTTCTACCTGATCGGGCTGTTCGCCGTCGGCGGCGCCACCGCGTACTACGCGATCTACGTGCTGGGCGACGCCCGCTACATCATCTGGATGACGCTGGTGACGGTCGTGGTGCAGTTCGCCACCGCGCCGTTCATCCCCCGGCTGGTCGCCCGCTTCGGCAAGAAGAACCTGTACCAGTACTGCGGGCTGTTCACCGTGGCCGGCGGGGTGGCGCTCTTCTTCACGCCGGGCAGCATGCCCCTGCTCGCCCTGGGGTTCGTCGCGGTGAAGGGCTTCGGCGTCCAGCTGATCAACACGCTGATGTTCGCGCTCGAGGCCGACACCGTCGAGTACGGCGAGTGGCAGACCGGCCGGCGTACCGAGGGCGCCACATACGCCATCTTCTCCTTCACCCGCAAGATCACCCAGTCGATCGGCGGCGCCCTGGGTGCCTTCGCGCTGGCGCTCGGCGGGTACGTCAGCACGCTGGGGCCCGGCGCGGTGCAGCCGGACAGCGCGATCATCGCCATCAAGGCCTCGCTCGGCCTGGTGCCGGCCGCGGCGGCGGTCCTGGCGATGCTGGTCTTCGTCCGCTACCCGCTGACCGAGCGCCGGTACAGCGCGATGGTGGCCGAGACCGACGCCCGCAAGAAGTCCCTGCTGGAGGCGCCGGCGGCGGCCCGGATCCCGGTACCGGCGACCGTGTGA